One genomic segment of Pempheris klunzingeri isolate RE-2024b chromosome 21, fPemKlu1.hap1, whole genome shotgun sequence includes these proteins:
- the pdha1b gene encoding pyruvate dehydrogenase E1 subunit alpha 1b isoform X1 translates to MQNMLTIISNALCRITGRNVGAQTVSELLIDLSEYVNLTSPPAPASAQTQRQPPKPPPVSTRASAAELVSAQTDQLDGPGARVVVSRSYADFTPQATFDIKTCDLHRLEEGPPAKAEMTRDQGLQYYRVMQTVRRMELKADQLYKQKIIRGFCHLYDGQEACAVGIEAGINPSDHLITAYRAHGYTYTRGISVKEILAELTGRKGGVAKGKGGSMHMYAPHFYGGNGIVGAQVPLGAGIALACQYQGNDQVCVTLYGDGAANQGQLFESFNMAALWKLPCIFICENNQYGMGTSVERASASTDYYKRGDFVPGIRVDGMDILCVREATKFAADHCRSGKGPIVMELKTYRYHGHSMSDPGVSYRTREEIQEVRSKSDPISLLKDRMLSNNMASVEELKEIDVEIRKEVEEATQFATSDPEPPLEELCNHIFSNDSQLEVRGTHPWARLKSIS, encoded by the exons ATGCAAAATATGTTAACCATTATCTCTAACGCACTTTGTCGGATCACTGGCAGGAATGTG GGAGCCCAAACAGTGTCCGAG TTGCTGATTGACCTGTCAGAGTACGTCAATCTAACCTCACCGCCGGCGCCCGCCTCGGCACAGACGCAGCGGCAACCACCTAAACCACCACCAGTCAGTACTAGAGCGTCTGCTGCAGAGTTAGTTAGCGCTCAGACCGACCAGCTAGACGGCCCA GGTGCCAGAGTCGTGGTCTCCCGCTCCTACGCTGACTTCACCCCTCAGGCGACCTTCGACATCAAG ACATGCGACCTGCACCGTCTGGAGGAGGGTCCTCCGGCGAAGGCGGAGATGACTCGGGATCAGGGGCTGCAGTATTACCGCGTCATGCAGACTGTGAGGCGCATGGAGCTCAAAGCGGATCAGCTCTACAAACAGAAGATCATCAGAGGCTTCTGTCACCTGTATGACGgacag GAAGCATGTGCAGTAGGCATCGAGGCAGGCATCAACCCCTCCGACCACCTGATCACCGCCTACCGAGCCCACGGATACACGTACACCCGCGGCATCTCTGTCAAAGAGATCCTGGCCGAGCTCACAG gtcgTAAAGGCGGCGTGGCCAAAGGAAAAGGAGGCTCGATGCACATGTACGCTCCACATTTCTATGGAGGCAACGGCATTGTGGGAGCTCAG GTTCCTTTAGGCGCCGGCATCGCTCTGGCCTGCCAGTACCAAGGCAACGATCAGGTGTGTGTCACACTCTACGGCGACGGGGCGGCCAATCAG GGCCAGCTGTTTGAGTCCTTCAACATGGCCGCCCTGTGGAAGCTGCCGTGCATCTTCATCTGCGAGAACAACCAGTACGGCATGGGGACGTCGGTGGAGAGGGCTTCAGCCAGCACCGACTATTACAAGAGAGGAGACTTCGTGCCGGGAATCAGA GTGGACGGCATGGACATCCTGTGCGTCAGAGAGGCCACAAAGTTTGCTGCAGACCACTGCAGGTCTGGGAAG ggtCCCATTGTGATGGAGCTGAAGACCTACCGTTACCATGGACACAGCATGAGTGACCCAGGCGTCAG CTACCGCACGCGTGAGGAGATTCAGGAGGTGCGCAGTAAGAGCGACCCCATCTCCCTGCTGAAGGACCGCATGCTCAGTAACAACATGGCGTCTGTCGAGGAGCTCAAG gAAATCGACGTGGAGATCCgtaaggaggtggaggaggccaCTCAGTTCGCTACATCCGATCCGGAGCCGCCTCTGGAGGAGCTCTGCAACCACATCTTCAGCAACGACTCTCAGCTGGAGGTCCGCGGGACGCACCCCTGGGCCAGGCTCAAGTCCATCagctag
- the pdha1b gene encoding pyruvate dehydrogenase E1 subunit alpha 1b isoform X2: MQNMLTIISNALCRITGRNVGAQTVSEGARVVVSRSYADFTPQATFDIKTCDLHRLEEGPPAKAEMTRDQGLQYYRVMQTVRRMELKADQLYKQKIIRGFCHLYDGQEACAVGIEAGINPSDHLITAYRAHGYTYTRGISVKEILAELTGRKGGVAKGKGGSMHMYAPHFYGGNGIVGAQVPLGAGIALACQYQGNDQVCVTLYGDGAANQGQLFESFNMAALWKLPCIFICENNQYGMGTSVERASASTDYYKRGDFVPGIRVDGMDILCVREATKFAADHCRSGKGPIVMELKTYRYHGHSMSDPGVSYRTREEIQEVRSKSDPISLLKDRMLSNNMASVEELKEIDVEIRKEVEEATQFATSDPEPPLEELCNHIFSNDSQLEVRGTHPWARLKSIS, translated from the exons ATGCAAAATATGTTAACCATTATCTCTAACGCACTTTGTCGGATCACTGGCAGGAATGTG GGAGCCCAAACAGTGTCCGAG GGTGCCAGAGTCGTGGTCTCCCGCTCCTACGCTGACTTCACCCCTCAGGCGACCTTCGACATCAAG ACATGCGACCTGCACCGTCTGGAGGAGGGTCCTCCGGCGAAGGCGGAGATGACTCGGGATCAGGGGCTGCAGTATTACCGCGTCATGCAGACTGTGAGGCGCATGGAGCTCAAAGCGGATCAGCTCTACAAACAGAAGATCATCAGAGGCTTCTGTCACCTGTATGACGgacag GAAGCATGTGCAGTAGGCATCGAGGCAGGCATCAACCCCTCCGACCACCTGATCACCGCCTACCGAGCCCACGGATACACGTACACCCGCGGCATCTCTGTCAAAGAGATCCTGGCCGAGCTCACAG gtcgTAAAGGCGGCGTGGCCAAAGGAAAAGGAGGCTCGATGCACATGTACGCTCCACATTTCTATGGAGGCAACGGCATTGTGGGAGCTCAG GTTCCTTTAGGCGCCGGCATCGCTCTGGCCTGCCAGTACCAAGGCAACGATCAGGTGTGTGTCACACTCTACGGCGACGGGGCGGCCAATCAG GGCCAGCTGTTTGAGTCCTTCAACATGGCCGCCCTGTGGAAGCTGCCGTGCATCTTCATCTGCGAGAACAACCAGTACGGCATGGGGACGTCGGTGGAGAGGGCTTCAGCCAGCACCGACTATTACAAGAGAGGAGACTTCGTGCCGGGAATCAGA GTGGACGGCATGGACATCCTGTGCGTCAGAGAGGCCACAAAGTTTGCTGCAGACCACTGCAGGTCTGGGAAG ggtCCCATTGTGATGGAGCTGAAGACCTACCGTTACCATGGACACAGCATGAGTGACCCAGGCGTCAG CTACCGCACGCGTGAGGAGATTCAGGAGGTGCGCAGTAAGAGCGACCCCATCTCCCTGCTGAAGGACCGCATGCTCAGTAACAACATGGCGTCTGTCGAGGAGCTCAAG gAAATCGACGTGGAGATCCgtaaggaggtggaggaggccaCTCAGTTCGCTACATCCGATCCGGAGCCGCCTCTGGAGGAGCTCTGCAACCACATCTTCAGCAACGACTCTCAGCTGGAGGTCCGCGGGACGCACCCCTGGGCCAGGCTCAAGTCCATCagctag
- the pdha1b gene encoding pyruvate dehydrogenase E1 subunit alpha 1b isoform X3 — translation MQNMLTIISNALCRITGRNVGARVVVSRSYADFTPQATFDIKTCDLHRLEEGPPAKAEMTRDQGLQYYRVMQTVRRMELKADQLYKQKIIRGFCHLYDGQEACAVGIEAGINPSDHLITAYRAHGYTYTRGISVKEILAELTGRKGGVAKGKGGSMHMYAPHFYGGNGIVGAQVPLGAGIALACQYQGNDQVCVTLYGDGAANQGQLFESFNMAALWKLPCIFICENNQYGMGTSVERASASTDYYKRGDFVPGIRVDGMDILCVREATKFAADHCRSGKGPIVMELKTYRYHGHSMSDPGVSYRTREEIQEVRSKSDPISLLKDRMLSNNMASVEELKEIDVEIRKEVEEATQFATSDPEPPLEELCNHIFSNDSQLEVRGTHPWARLKSIS, via the exons ATGCAAAATATGTTAACCATTATCTCTAACGCACTTTGTCGGATCACTGGCAGGAATGTG GGTGCCAGAGTCGTGGTCTCCCGCTCCTACGCTGACTTCACCCCTCAGGCGACCTTCGACATCAAG ACATGCGACCTGCACCGTCTGGAGGAGGGTCCTCCGGCGAAGGCGGAGATGACTCGGGATCAGGGGCTGCAGTATTACCGCGTCATGCAGACTGTGAGGCGCATGGAGCTCAAAGCGGATCAGCTCTACAAACAGAAGATCATCAGAGGCTTCTGTCACCTGTATGACGgacag GAAGCATGTGCAGTAGGCATCGAGGCAGGCATCAACCCCTCCGACCACCTGATCACCGCCTACCGAGCCCACGGATACACGTACACCCGCGGCATCTCTGTCAAAGAGATCCTGGCCGAGCTCACAG gtcgTAAAGGCGGCGTGGCCAAAGGAAAAGGAGGCTCGATGCACATGTACGCTCCACATTTCTATGGAGGCAACGGCATTGTGGGAGCTCAG GTTCCTTTAGGCGCCGGCATCGCTCTGGCCTGCCAGTACCAAGGCAACGATCAGGTGTGTGTCACACTCTACGGCGACGGGGCGGCCAATCAG GGCCAGCTGTTTGAGTCCTTCAACATGGCCGCCCTGTGGAAGCTGCCGTGCATCTTCATCTGCGAGAACAACCAGTACGGCATGGGGACGTCGGTGGAGAGGGCTTCAGCCAGCACCGACTATTACAAGAGAGGAGACTTCGTGCCGGGAATCAGA GTGGACGGCATGGACATCCTGTGCGTCAGAGAGGCCACAAAGTTTGCTGCAGACCACTGCAGGTCTGGGAAG ggtCCCATTGTGATGGAGCTGAAGACCTACCGTTACCATGGACACAGCATGAGTGACCCAGGCGTCAG CTACCGCACGCGTGAGGAGATTCAGGAGGTGCGCAGTAAGAGCGACCCCATCTCCCTGCTGAAGGACCGCATGCTCAGTAACAACATGGCGTCTGTCGAGGAGCTCAAG gAAATCGACGTGGAGATCCgtaaggaggtggaggaggccaCTCAGTTCGCTACATCCGATCCGGAGCCGCCTCTGGAGGAGCTCTGCAACCACATCTTCAGCAACGACTCTCAGCTGGAGGTCCGCGGGACGCACCCCTGGGCCAGGCTCAAGTCCATCagctag